In a single window of the Hyalangium gracile genome:
- a CDS encoding OprO/OprP family phosphate-selective porin → MDAITSCRSFLRAMPWGMAALLAPLAQAWPGEEAPTAASQPAQPAESPPPPASDSPATRIRWRPGKGLEINSEDERFRLVTRLRGQFLYQAEDTPAEDEGRTFEHGFMLRRARVAFSGFMFGEHNTFKLELAFSPRDIGFTDLSGDESPPQTNRDNVATLSPLLELYMEFDHLRDLTLRVGQYKVPFNRQRVISSGDLMLVDRSIVNSEFNLDRDIGVDLRSEDLFGLGLLRYYAGVFIGGGHSYNAIAAPGLMALARVEVLPFGSFEDYSEADLKRSEKPGLSLGAAFAHLEKARATRGILGRAPRDDGTTDYDVFTVDAMFKWRGFSAQSEFSSRRGSRNAGDAVDDEGAPVPTEAARNGYGWFLQAGYLLPRIDLEFSARYSLVRGSGDDTSLSHANEAGVGVSYYFHEHSFKLQGDVFRIWEPGSGERDNQFRVQLQTAF, encoded by the coding sequence ATGGATGCCATCACTTCCTGCCGCTCCTTCCTGCGTGCCATGCCGTGGGGCATGGCTGCGCTGCTTGCACCGCTCGCCCAGGCCTGGCCAGGCGAGGAGGCGCCCACGGCGGCTTCCCAGCCGGCGCAGCCCGCCGAGTCCCCGCCGCCGCCCGCTTCCGACAGTCCAGCGACGAGGATTCGCTGGCGGCCCGGCAAGGGCTTGGAGATCAACAGCGAGGATGAGCGCTTCCGGCTGGTGACGCGGCTGCGCGGGCAGTTCCTCTACCAGGCGGAGGACACGCCCGCGGAGGACGAGGGGCGTACGTTCGAGCACGGCTTCATGCTCCGCCGCGCCCGGGTGGCCTTCTCCGGCTTCATGTTCGGGGAGCACAACACGTTCAAGCTGGAGCTGGCCTTCTCGCCGAGAGACATTGGCTTCACGGACCTGTCGGGCGACGAGAGTCCGCCCCAGACGAACCGCGACAACGTCGCGACGCTGTCGCCGCTGCTCGAGCTGTACATGGAGTTCGACCACCTGCGCGACCTGACGCTCCGGGTGGGGCAGTACAAGGTGCCCTTCAACCGCCAGCGGGTCATCTCATCGGGGGACCTGATGCTCGTGGATCGCTCCATCGTGAACAGCGAGTTCAACCTGGACCGGGACATTGGAGTGGACCTGCGCTCCGAGGACCTCTTCGGTCTGGGGCTGCTCCGGTACTACGCGGGCGTCTTCATTGGAGGAGGGCACAGCTACAACGCCATCGCGGCGCCGGGGCTGATGGCGCTGGCCCGGGTGGAGGTGCTCCCCTTCGGAAGCTTCGAGGACTACAGCGAGGCGGACCTGAAGCGCTCCGAGAAGCCGGGCCTGTCGCTCGGAGCGGCCTTCGCGCACCTGGAGAAGGCCCGTGCCACGCGGGGCATTCTCGGACGCGCTCCGCGAGACGACGGGACGACCGACTACGACGTGTTCACCGTGGATGCGATGTTCAAATGGCGGGGGTTCTCCGCCCAGTCGGAGTTCAGCTCCCGCCGTGGCAGCCGCAACGCGGGGGATGCGGTGGATGACGAAGGAGCCCCGGTGCCCACCGAGGCCGCGCGCAACGGCTACGGCTGGTTCCTCCAGGCGGGCTACCTGCTCCCGAGGATCGACCTGGAGTTCTCGGCCCGCTATTCCCTCGTTCGGGGCAGCGGCGACGACACCAGCCTCTCCCACGCGAACGAGGCCGGCGTGGGCGTGAGCTACTACTTCCACGAGCACTCCTTCAAGCTGCAGGGCGACGTGTTCCGGATCTGGGAGCCGGGCTCGGGCGAGCGCGACAATCAGTTCCGCGTCCAGCTGCAGACCGCGTTCTGA
- a CDS encoding class I SAM-dependent methyltransferase: MRIKKPYSEEDRKITEKIYTYCLMENLDDLWVEEDQHENFKMLLEIEGLARHPLKGASVLDVGCGTGDLVAVLEPYEVGEYLGIDIVEPSIGLARVKHPHRVFERADFLAVELKQKYDFVFGSGTLALRLETDNHVIMEALIDKMWEAARVGVAFNFLVPKHEGQTDDSLFLYDLDRVLSFCGKVTAGARMEHRMNHAGPEGLFQQAHVYLYGKS, from the coding sequence ATGCGGATCAAGAAGCCCTACTCCGAGGAAGACAGGAAGATCACGGAGAAGATCTACACCTACTGCCTGATGGAGAACCTGGATGACTTGTGGGTGGAGGAAGATCAGCACGAGAACTTCAAGATGCTTCTGGAGATAGAAGGCCTCGCGCGTCATCCCTTGAAGGGCGCGTCGGTGCTGGACGTGGGCTGTGGCACGGGGGATCTCGTCGCGGTGCTCGAGCCGTACGAGGTGGGCGAGTACCTGGGGATCGACATCGTCGAGCCTTCCATCGGGCTCGCTCGTGTGAAGCATCCCCATCGCGTGTTCGAGCGAGCGGACTTCCTCGCGGTGGAGCTGAAGCAGAAGTACGACTTCGTCTTCGGGTCAGGGACGCTCGCCCTGAGGCTTGAAACGGATAACCACGTCATCATGGAGGCCTTGATCGACAAGATGTGGGAGGCAGCTCGCGTTGGCGTGGCATTCAACTTCCTGGTGCCGAAGCATGAGGGACAGACGGATGACTCGCTCTTTCTCTATGACCTGGACAGAGTCTTGTCGTTCTGCGGAAAGGTGACAGCCGGGGCACGGATGGAGCACCGGATGAACCATGCCGGGCCTGAAGGGCTGTTCCAGCAGGCTCACGTCTATCTTTACGGCAAGTCCTGA
- a CDS encoding J domain-containing protein has protein sequence MVHPGKAASVFPRELVSCIQYVGESIGMAVASPWALQTCLERLSGAWAEQLGPDEPVIFKGARAVWRESHPDSTGEGPLVDTLSRLMVRARADERKQRLRQEFVKRLKTLADNARGGSGRQAPGLPTSPARLNPYDVLGVGPDASSQDVRTAWKTRALEYHPDRVANLGKKLKEVAEEETRTINAAYEMIRRAR, from the coding sequence GTGGTGCACCCTGGCAAGGCCGCCTCGGTGTTTCCGCGGGAGTTGGTCAGCTGCATCCAGTACGTGGGCGAGAGCATCGGAATGGCGGTGGCCTCTCCGTGGGCGCTCCAGACCTGTCTGGAGCGGCTCAGTGGGGCCTGGGCCGAGCAGCTGGGCCCGGACGAGCCGGTCATCTTCAAGGGCGCGCGGGCCGTGTGGCGCGAGTCCCACCCGGACAGCACGGGTGAGGGTCCTCTGGTGGACACCCTGAGCCGGCTCATGGTTCGCGCCCGGGCCGACGAGCGTAAGCAGCGGCTCCGCCAGGAGTTCGTCAAGCGGCTGAAGACGCTGGCGGACAACGCCCGTGGCGGCAGTGGCAGGCAAGCACCCGGCTTGCCCACCTCCCCCGCCAGGCTCAATCCGTACGACGTGCTGGGAGTGGGTCCGGACGCCTCGAGCCAGGATGTCCGCACCGCCTGGAAGACGCGGGCGTTGGAGTACCACCCTGACCGGGTGGCGAACCTTGGCAAGAAGCTCAAGGAGGTGGCCGAGGAGGAGACGCGGACCATCAATGCCGCCTACGAGATGATTCGGCGCGCCAGGTAG
- a CDS encoding FG-GAP repeat domain-containing protein, whose product MGGRRGWVLAALALAACGGGALSTPAEEPVPIIVPDVVPDVETPTVPGPEGTVDGPTQPPPDSGAPEPAPEPEPKPPHSPVSRSAWWRASFYAGVAPAGLAVGDFNHDGAPDVAINGSGRNYTSEYVSRVGEFLVLLNDGTGELSTVSGWRRTSSLLAPLVVADVNGDGQLDALGGGPYGAFVLLGRGDGGFAPDAWGMGSSIVSSLGVWTSGTGTPLLWSLHSYDAIDMMTPGGFYLREGNSDGGSRSRHLSYPDGQRVVEPMSEGLVAVVADFNEDGLMDVVFSHALSTPGGPSQIFIGDVLSHVSAGGLLPLSHAFQQMETADLDGDGHQDLLALAGDTVWGFLGDGHGGFSVASSLRLDSAPQRLAVTHLDKDGVPDAVAVHSQQGAVSLLRGLGDGRFVEHGELAVGRTPTAAIAADLDGDGTPELLVTEADDNAVSVYAIPARSVHEPRAPFTCALSSQPEQSDPLPPVSPVMTWETGGVGTEVVAVGDFDGDGRKDFALAEPSEGVRIVGNPLGAPLSWRVPAGPMQYLAAGDFDGDGREDLAFSSYTDEAGILWNDPAEEPFSSAQILKRGEGGGGIVAADFNRDGHEELVVTFKGPCIGSANLFTHQGNRQFRAQAMSDFNPEPDDRCYGHRSPVAGDFNGDGTLDFADVTLGINLQPIAPDGTLLPGHGFQADYAYSISFEAVDADGNGTLDMVYKRPGSQSVTFFLGDGHGTLQAPWACSLPTVDSVLTLEDLNADGLADLTGTTENGTRLWVLPGAGGGKWGQPRTYSVDGPVSWVKSVDVLGDARPELVVLSQSGRLHVFPKPAP is encoded by the coding sequence GTGGGAGGGCGACGCGGGTGGGTGCTGGCGGCGCTGGCGCTCGCGGCCTGTGGAGGGGGAGCGCTCTCCACGCCCGCCGAGGAACCGGTCCCCATCATCGTGCCAGACGTGGTGCCAGACGTGGAGACGCCGACAGTTCCCGGCCCGGAGGGGACGGTCGATGGCCCCACCCAGCCTCCCCCCGACTCAGGGGCACCCGAGCCAGCGCCGGAGCCGGAGCCCAAGCCGCCACACAGCCCCGTGTCGCGGAGTGCCTGGTGGCGGGCCTCCTTCTACGCGGGGGTTGCGCCGGCGGGCCTGGCCGTGGGCGACTTCAACCATGACGGCGCTCCCGATGTCGCCATCAATGGGAGCGGCCGCAACTACACCAGCGAGTATGTCTCCCGAGTGGGTGAGTTCCTCGTGTTGCTCAACGACGGGACTGGCGAGCTCTCGACGGTGTCGGGCTGGCGCCGGACGAGCAGCCTGTTGGCGCCCCTCGTGGTCGCGGACGTCAACGGGGATGGCCAGCTGGATGCGCTCGGGGGAGGCCCCTATGGCGCCTTTGTGTTGCTCGGTCGGGGAGATGGCGGCTTCGCCCCTGATGCCTGGGGCATGGGCTCATCCATCGTCTCCAGTCTCGGAGTCTGGACGAGCGGCACTGGGACACCGCTGCTCTGGTCCCTGCACAGCTACGACGCCATCGACATGATGACTCCGGGGGGCTTCTACCTGCGCGAGGGGAACAGTGACGGGGGCTCCAGGTCTCGTCACCTCTCGTATCCCGATGGGCAGCGGGTCGTTGAACCGATGAGCGAGGGCCTGGTGGCCGTGGTGGCGGACTTCAACGAAGACGGGCTCATGGATGTCGTGTTCAGCCATGCGCTCTCCACGCCAGGCGGGCCCTCGCAGATCTTCATCGGAGATGTTCTCTCCCACGTCAGCGCTGGCGGGCTCCTTCCGTTGAGCCATGCCTTTCAGCAGATGGAGACCGCGGACCTCGATGGGGATGGCCATCAGGATCTGCTCGCCCTGGCGGGGGACACCGTCTGGGGCTTCCTCGGAGATGGCCACGGTGGCTTCTCCGTGGCGTCGTCGCTGCGGCTCGACTCGGCTCCCCAGCGCCTGGCCGTCACCCACCTGGACAAGGACGGCGTCCCCGACGCAGTGGCCGTGCACTCCCAGCAAGGGGCGGTGTCCCTCCTGCGAGGTCTGGGAGATGGGAGGTTCGTCGAGCATGGCGAGCTGGCCGTGGGCCGGACTCCGACCGCCGCGATCGCCGCGGACCTGGATGGAGACGGTACTCCGGAGCTCCTGGTCACCGAGGCGGATGACAATGCCGTGTCCGTGTATGCGATCCCCGCGCGGTCCGTGCATGAGCCGAGAGCTCCCTTCACCTGCGCCCTGTCCTCGCAGCCCGAGCAGTCCGACCCGCTTCCGCCTGTCTCTCCGGTGATGACCTGGGAGACGGGAGGCGTCGGCACGGAGGTCGTGGCCGTGGGGGACTTCGATGGGGACGGGCGGAAGGACTTCGCCCTCGCGGAGCCCTCGGAGGGAGTGCGCATCGTCGGAAATCCCCTGGGTGCGCCGCTGAGCTGGCGCGTTCCCGCCGGACCGATGCAGTACCTCGCGGCCGGGGACTTCGACGGAGACGGGAGGGAGGACCTCGCTTTCAGTTCCTACACCGATGAGGCCGGCATCCTCTGGAACGACCCGGCGGAGGAGCCCTTCAGCTCCGCGCAGATCCTCAAGCGGGGCGAGGGAGGCGGAGGCATCGTGGCCGCGGACTTCAACCGCGACGGGCACGAAGAGCTGGTGGTGACGTTCAAGGGCCCCTGCATCGGCTCGGCGAACCTGTTCACGCATCAGGGCAACCGTCAGTTCCGTGCCCAGGCCATGAGTGACTTCAACCCCGAGCCCGATGACAGGTGCTACGGGCACCGCTCTCCGGTGGCTGGTGATTTCAATGGGGATGGCACGCTGGACTTCGCGGACGTGACGCTGGGAATCAACCTCCAGCCCATTGCTCCGGACGGCACGTTGCTGCCCGGCCATGGATTCCAGGCGGACTACGCCTACTCCATCTCGTTCGAGGCCGTGGACGCGGACGGGAACGGAACCCTGGACATGGTCTACAAGCGGCCCGGCAGCCAGAGCGTGACGTTCTTCCTGGGGGATGGGCATGGCACGCTGCAGGCGCCATGGGCCTGCTCGTTGCCCACGGTGGACTCGGTGCTGACGCTGGAGGACCTGAATGCCGATGGCCTCGCGGACCTGACGGGGACGACGGAGAACGGCACCCGGTTGTGGGTGTTGCCGGGAGCCGGCGGGGGGAAGTGGGGCCAGCCGAGGACCTACTCCGTGGACGGGCCTGTCAGCTGGGTCAAGTCCGTGGATGTGCTCGGAGATGCTCGGCCCGAGCTCGTCGTGCTCTCCCAGTCTGGCCGGCTCCACGTGTTTCCCAAGCCAGCG